A part of Neodiprion pinetum isolate iyNeoPine1 chromosome 4, iyNeoPine1.2, whole genome shotgun sequence genomic DNA contains:
- the LOC124217917 gene encoding leucine-rich repeat-containing protein 15-like: MRGMLILFFVPLIVLVKTDIRPEVAMRMTSHSSPEHRKYVNNSSLIRVTSEQDIVINGAGIRYIEPGAFNGCETTQTLMMADNKLTTLAAGMFHGLRDLKMVNFFNNTIMDVANGAFDTLPNLLELELSYNRLSGLEDGVRSGLKNLRVLKLNENPFILTRDGFTGLSTLKLLELSGANISAISLGSFDGLDQLQRLDLSNNKLTAISKAYFETLGQLKELDLSMNTISTLRKHTFRGLTKLTDLWLNDNQIQVLGSDNIFKWFTNLNKLYLNGNPLLMFNVAVFSKMQSVNIEPGFKCDLSQEVQKNFANATSHWLICNNSDGFFSPYHCSAMFSVL; this comes from the coding sequence ATGCGCGGAATGTTGATTCTATTTTTCGTTCCGCTGATCGTCCTCGTGAAAACCGACATTCGACCGGAGGTTGCAATGCGAATGACCTCCCACAGTAGCCCGGAGCATCGTAAATATGTGAACAACTCCAGTCTTATAAGAGTGACTTCGGAACAggatatcgtgataaatggcGCAGGCATCAGATACATTGAGCCTGGGGCTTTCAACGGTTGCGAGACGACCCAGACCCTCATGATGGCAGACAACAAATTGACTACCCTGGCAGCAGGCATGTTTCATGGTCTGAGGGACCTCAAgatggtgaattttttcaataatacaaTTATGGACGTTGCTAATGGAGCCTTTGATACTCTGCCAAATTTGTTAGAGTTGGAATTAAGCTATAATCGCTTGAGTGGACTTGAAGATGGCGTCAGAAGCGGACTGAAAAATCTGCGAGTAttgaaattaaacgaaaatcCTTTTATCCTAACGAGAGATGGATTCACAGGATTGTCGACACTGAAACTGCTCGAATTATCTGGGGCGAATATCTCGGCGATTTCTCTGGGCAGTTTCGACGGCCTGGATCAACTTCAGCGGTTAGATCTTTCCAATAATAAGTTGACCGCTATTTCGAAAGCGTACTTTGAAACATTGGGACAATTAAAGGAACTCGATCTTTCAATGAATACCATTTCTACTCTTCGCAAACATACCTTCAGGGGACTAACGAAGTTGACGGACTTGTGGCTAAATGACAAtcaaattcaggttctcggcTCTGACAACATTTTCAAATGGTTCACAAACCTGAACAAGTTATACCTGAATGGTAATCCACTACTGATGTTCAACGTCGCAGTTTTTAGCAAGATGCAAAGTGTCAATATTGAGCCTGGATTTAAATGCGATCTATCCCAAGAAGTTCAGAAGAATTTCGCCAATGCAACATCTCACTGGCTTATTTGTAATAACTctgatggttttttttcaccttatcACTGCTCCGCAATGTTCTCCGTTCTTTAA
- the LOC124217918 gene encoding chondroadherin-like codes for MSPLVILGILWLALLVSGFTDSTECQIYNNLDVCMEGTKLHSVSFVDVRAVQTIDDIELHLENLGITEISNNAFADVRNASSLYLKENKISKISINFCQFMDQLTYLDLCNNTISEIEDGSFSRLISLETLLLDYNSLTTFHHHTWKGLSHLHELYLTNNSIVLKKNMFKGLRHLETLALDANGITKIPVGTLNGLPNLDLLYLSRNLLSSVNAEVFRNLGEVNELDLGRNRISTIPDGVFRHLRNLESLWLNGNHLTTLQAGAFDGLENLSSLFLNGNDFRSVELTTFERMKNVTIEPGFRVSGSIVRKFNTFQGRFKCTNCDYQEPYDCEKIND; via the coding sequence ATGTCACCGCTGGTAATACTCGGCATTTTGTGGTTGGCATTACTTGTCAGTGGTTTTACGGATAGTACGGAATGCCAGATTTACAATAACCTTGACGTATGCATGGAGGGTACCAAGCTCCATAGCGTCTCTTTCGTGGATGTGAGGGCCGTTCAAACGATAGACGATATTGAGTTGCATTTGGAGAATCTTGGTATCACGGAAATATCGAATAACGCTTTTGCAGATGTTAGAAATGCCTCCTCTCTCTACCTCAAGGAAAAcaagatatcaaaaatttctataaactTTTGTCAATTCATGGACCAACTGACTTATTTGGACCTGTGCAATAATACCATAAGTGAAATAGAAGACGGCAGTTTTTCCAGGCTGATTAGCTTGGAGACTTTGCTACTCGACTACAACAGTCTGACGACTTTTCATCACCACACGTGGAAGGGCCTATCGCACCTGCACGAGCTTTATCTGACCAACAATAGCATCGTGCTGAAAAAGAACATGTTCAAAGGACTGAGGCACCTCGAGACTTTGGCACTTGACGCAAATGGAATAACCAAAATCCCCGTTGGAACCCTCAACGGTCTGCCAAACCTGGATCTACTTTATCTATCTCGAAATTTGCTATCTAGCGTAAATGCCGAGGTATTTCGCAACCTAGGTGAAGTGAACGAACTCGATCTGGGCAGAAATCGCATCTCTACAATCCCCGATGGAGTCTTCAGACACCTCAGAAATCTCGAGTCACTATGGCTCAATGGAAACCATCTGACGACGCTGCAGGCGGGTGCGTTTGATGGTTTGGAAAACCTTTCGTCCCTTTTCCTCAACGGCAACGATTTTCGCAGTGTCGAACTTACCACTTTTGAGCGAATGAAAAACGTTACCATTGAACCTGGATTCCGAGTAAGCGGTTCAATCGTCAGGAAATTCAACACATTTCAGGGAAGATTCAAATGCACCAATTGTGATTACCAGGAACCATACGACTGcgagaaaattaatgattaG